A stretch of the Theileria equi strain WA chromosome 1, complete sequence genome encodes the following:
- a CDS encoding hypothetical protein (encoded by transcript BEWA_018310A): MSLLFRLEDTFTTSVFHAISKSSIVSPSVDGQVALSLSNKIYTFKYVNEYFEVTSKLDIDIKSRETSGKNALKPNYIEDTDGKRAFKNLQRSMCSLSTVDSPKLGLLLILCYI, encoded by the exons ATGTCACTTCTATTTCGTCTAGAGGATACTTTCACAACATCCGTTTTCCATGCTATTTCTAAGAGTTCCATAGTTTCCCCTTCCGTAGACGGACAGGTTGCTCTTTCCCTTTCTAATAaaatttacacatttaaatATGTgaatgaatattttgaagTTACTTCGAAACTGGACATTGATATAAAATCAAGGGAAACCTCTGGAAAAAATGCCTTAAAACCTAACTATATTGAGGATACAGATGGGAAAAGGGCATTTAAAAATCTTCAG AGGTCGATGTGTTCACTCTCCACCGTGGATTCTCCAAAGTTAGGACTTTTGTTAATTTTATGTTATATATAG
- a CDS encoding hypothetical protein (encoded by transcript BEWA_018320A), with translation MADHDPENKLNNSFVKIQNIVSNKNTNNSSTATVHSISVKKDDNSIDTKPKDHLSKTEEELIEQDLTDEDDTYEEPSIEKYLPGIYVDVKLKTKYIEHIGRKVVVPTIIDFYSECLKKYGDESNFIYEESYLEDMKIKDDGFRSENRNKSKKYPIDNNTCGIDDNNNINYAIQSQTTYEYGTQNRGDISYVESQRGLQHEDNIDDVVWLENRPNDPLLRCIRSITDRLNIQGIVGDPSSYLKEGGDDMHYDINDPFIDDSAMLSELNMSRNDILLKRDMEREFSDWSEEDEDIDIQEIKPSDFIANCYDAFKMEIAKNSIKENECTLFFNPGGWRKYMSRIPKQFLTIYYEFENANKNIADHLTDKVIRTKLKIFLESIFKKLVKVQEPKPKSKLVNSNGKNEDETISKKQKIKNDEFKIFGLNCILPWRIIGVNGRILRWIVRSIISITNAMSPYDLHKEWLTQVILHNEHMICEQTEKLRSKLTTKLQAIEKKNILVDSFTESIKSLSKNIGNIRKILKEYKDHANASKSVQMKQDKKDGNTKAKGNTETTKGSNTGSCLEDKRDIQHETEISSTYNENIKLVSKNDSNAEPLCDISTQNNVFCSDKEDDSLGNDDSLQTIEGKETNTGSQNTTNLKESTLNKDTDKTSESNMGDYGIAYFLKRSKIWKRIKGVHSIYRLVGNEMLVFIQMVNISLSVISTIGDTDFGYIVEENTLQQPLFDQSYKRLSDIVAKIVNETNSTKVNIPLDVTKVVVIHLQQVLKVKDLFERKNKRPLLFIDNSKLQAAPGRALIIGSKDKFKRTTSKEKTNGKNNITDKNHERTKREMQNKDDPNIQTNLGNNSQHTHFPGKFLKIKCIIVLYRKK, from the exons ATGGCTGATCATGATCCAGAAAATAAATTAAATAACTCTTTCGTcaaaatccaaaatatagTATCAAATAAAAACACAAATAATTCAAGTACAGCAACCGTACATAGCATAAGTGttaaaaaggatgataatTCAATTGATACAAAGCCAAAAGACCACTTATCGAAAACAGAAGAAGAGCTAATCGAACAAGATTTAACAGACGAAGATGACACATATGAGGAACCATCGATAGAAAAATACCTTCCAG GTATTTATGTTGATGTCAAACTGAAGACGAAATATATCGAACACATTGGACGAAAAGTTGTTGTTCCGACTATAATAGACTTCTACTCCGAGTGTCTGAAGAAATATGGTGATGAAAGTAATTTCATTTATGAAGAATCATACCTGGAAGATATGAAAattaaagatgatggatTTCGCAGCGAAAATAGGAACAAATCTAAAAAATATCCAATAGACAATAATACTTGTGGTATAGATGATAATAACAACATAAATTACGCAATACAATCGCAAACAACGTACGAATATGGTACACAAAACAGAGGGGATATTAGCTATGTAGAATCTCAAAGAGGCTTACAGCACGAAGACAATATTGATGATGTTGTATGGTTAGAAAATAGACCAAATGATCCACTTTTACGCTGTATACGCTCTATCACTGACAGACTGAATATACAGGGTATAGTAGGAGATCCTTCATCATATCTGAAGGAAGGTGGTGATGACATGCATTACGATATTAATGATCCATTCATTGATGATAGTGCCATGTTGTCTGAATTAAATATGAGCAgaaatgatattttgtTAAAAAGAGACATGGAAAGAGAATTCTCCGATTGGagtgaagaagatgaagatataGACATACAAGAAATCAAACCAAGCGATTTCATAGCAAACTGTTACGATGCATTTAAGATGGAAATTGCAAAAAATTCTATAAAGGAAAACGAATGTACATTATTTTTCAATCCAGGTGGttggagaaaatatatGTCAAGGATTCCAAAACAGTTCCTTACAATATACTATGAATTCGAGAATGCAAACAAAAATATAGCTGATCATCTTACTGACAAAGTGATACGTACTAAACTTAAAATTTTCCTGGAATctattttcaaaaaattaGTGAAAGTGCAAGAACCAAAACCAAAGAGCAAATTGGTGAATtcaaatggaaaaaatgaagatgaaacCATTTCAAAAAAACAGAAgataaaaaatgatgaattcaaaatttttggtcTGAACTGCATATTGCCATGGAGAATTATAGGGGTTAATGGTAGAATTTTGAGGTGGATAGTAAGATCAATTATATCCATAACTAATGCAATGTCGCCATATGATCTACACAAGGAGTGGTTAACACAAGTCATCTTACATAACGAACACATGATTTGTGAGCAGACTGAGAAGTTGAGGTCAAAACTAACAACTAAACTGCAAGCTATAGAGAAAAAAAATATACTCGTAGATTCTTTTACTGAATCTATCAAAAGCCTTTCTAAAAACATTGGAAACATTCGTAAAATCCTAAAAGAATACAAAGATCATGCTAACGCATCAAAATCTGTGCAAATGAAACAGGATAAAAAGGACGGAAACACAAAGGCTAAAGGAAATACTGAAACCACAAAGGGTTCTAACACTGGCTCTTGTCTGGAAGATAAAAGGGATATTCAACATGAAACAGAGATTTCTTCTACTTACAATGAGAACATTAAGCTTGTATCCAAAAATGACTCCAATGCAGAGCCCCTCTGTGATATATCCACCCAAAACAATGTTTTTTGTTcagataaagaagatgattcTCTTGGAAACGATGATTCACTCCAAACAATTGAAGGTAAAGAAACCAACACTGGCAGTCAAAATACGACTAATTTAAAAGAATCCACACTGAACAAGGATACAGATAAGACGAGCGAGAGTAATATGGGAGACTATGGGATTGCTTATTTCTTGAAACGTTccaaaatatggaaaagaataaagggGGTTCATAGCATATATAGATTAGTTGGAAATGAGATGTTAGTGTTTATACAAATGGTCAATATCAGTCTATCAGTCATAAGCACTATAGGTGACACAGATTTTGGATATATAGTTGAAGAAAACACATTGCAACAACCATTGTTCGATCAATCGTATAAGAGACTCAGCGACATAGTTGCCAAAATAGTGAATGAAACAAACAGTACAAAAGTAAACATACCATTAGATGTCACAAAAGTCGTTGTAATACATCTACAGCAAGTTCTTAAAGTTAAAGACCTCTTTGAAAGAAAAAATAAGCGACCATTATTGTTCATTGATAATTCTAAATTACAAGCGGCGCCTGGAAGGGCTCTTATCATAGGAAGTAAAGACAAGTTTAAAAGGACGACTTCCAaagaaaaaacaaatggaaaaaaCAACATAACAGACAAAAATCATGAAAGAACCAAAAGGGAAATGCAGAACAAAGATGATCCAAATATACAAACTAATCTCGGGAATAATTCTcaacatacacatttcccAGGCAAGTTCCTTAAGATTAAGTGTATAATTGTTTTGTATAGAAAAAAATGA
- a CDS encoding hypothetical protein (encoded by transcript BEWA_018340A) translates to MFKCRICSGTPFSTLFGFGDSMEHTSPKNVGSDTEDVTSTAQNADELSNIDSEDLNELRSAEEVAFLVKAWDAYVHERAKALWKTPAKRYSILASIAKECDKRDDPVLGNDITCVKWKGKYEDDYPIIYVNKPDENVDSSTYVNRMLVFLFADQESYEKIDKTRYKAFEMVCGNKWCINLTHISLC, encoded by the exons ATGTTCAAGTGCAGAATATGTTCTGGCACACCATTTTCTACGTTGTTTGGCTTTGGCGATTCCATGGAACACACAAGCCCCAAGAATGTTGGATCAGATACTGAAGATGTGACATCCACG GCTCAGAATGCTGACGAACTATCAAATATAGATTCAGAGGATTTAAATGAACTGAGGAGTGCGGAAGAAGTAGCGTTTTTGGTAAAAGCATGGGATGCATATGTCCACGAAAGGGCTAAAGCGCTGTGGAAAACTCCAGCAAAACGTTATTCGATATTGG CAAGTATAGCAAAGGAATGTGACAAGCGAGATGATCCTGTTTTGGGAAATGATATAACATGTGTAAAGTGGAAAGGAAAGTATGAGGATGATTATCCCATAATATACGTTAATAAACCAGACGAAAACGTGGATAGTAGTACTTATGTTAATCGCATGCTTGTCTTCCTCTTTGCTG ATCAAGAATCTTACGAAAAAATAGATAAAACGCGTTACAAAGCATTCGAAATGGTTTGTGGTAACAAATGGTGTATAAATCTAACGCACATTTCACTTTGTTAA
- a CDS encoding DNA replication licensing factor MCM6, putative (encoded by transcript BEWA_018350A) has protein sequence MDQEDANYHNQSGLNTLQNMSQLPHTSSLNDFDLNDDEEAPHVQDSNIARVFDYFLRSYVHSNVSDFDEGDDTDDEGLNDVYYLTGDHTQELYYMKRIYKLILKESSSTEVLSIHLDHILNWNHIELDTPLNLNMQLYRYLVKNFLRMQETLEDVLQTLVDEISNSVSRTSRRFYLQFLHTPSIIYPLREIRCNMLGELITIRGQVTRISDVRPELVRGTFKCKSCGNIVSDVIQQFKYTTPLKCISSTCLNMREWELLMDRSYFCDWQKIRIQEIAQEAESGSIPSSIEVILRNHLVDSLNAGDRVEISGSLIVLPDVPTLMKPGEIPKKVAKEGIRRFESFLLSQGITGIKGVGIKDLNHKLSFLATQIRRVNQYKSTAPQMTETLEDRLIRAEDILNIPGFEWIKEIATGPDTIEKLASCIAPKVWGHMEIKKGILLMMVGGVHKSSTNSKLRGDINMCIVGDPSTAKSQFLKFVEDFAPRAIFASGKGSTAAGLTAAVHKDPDNGDYILEAGALMYADEGICCIDEFDKMNEKDRVAIHEAMEQQTISITKAGIQAILNARASVLAACNPRFGRYDSSKSFASNVNLPSPLLSRFDLLYTMIDESVSDVDSKIAWHITSLHGPGVFKSSQILLEENSRDESYFENEIETLLTRDELKLYIELAKRGKPLIQDSAKQRLAQYYVELRNGDVQTGKRSLRMTVRQLESLVRLSEAVARLKFSDFVEELHVEEAYSIFRASLSKLSNKNDILLEPIASALKEQKDSAEPLDLDKESTNTTDNSSSDKPADIENDSNLRISTNEYEAISAVILDYVNECELVENIVRSNELIEWYLENILVPTSSEQANLWNLRLQRILYRLVYIDNKLIASHNPEDPENVFRLRVHPNYFSSTHLWSRENLIPGNDDDSSDGVDFSSL, from the coding sequence ATGGACCAGGAAGATGCAAATTATCACAATCAATCCGGGTTAAATACACTACAAAACATGAGCCAATTGCCACATACTTCATCGTTAAATGATTTTGACTTAAATGACGATGAAGAGGCACCTCACGTTCAAGATTCGAACATAGCCCGCGTATTTGATTATTTTTTACGCTCATATGTACATTCAAACGTTTCGGATTTTGATGAAGGAGATGATACAGATGATGAAGGATTAAATGATGTCTATTACCTAACTGGAGATCACACACAGGAATTGTACTATATGAAGCGTATATACAAATTAATTCTCAAGGAATCAAGTTCAACGGAGGTTCTATCTATTCATTTAGATCATATTCTTAATTGGAACCATATTGAACTCGATACTCCCTTAAATTTGAATATGCAACTATATCGCTACCTTGTGAAGAACTTTTTGCGTATGCAAGAGACTCTCGAGGACGTTTTGCAGACCTTGGTGGATGAAATTTCTAATTCTGTAAGCCGTACATCACGGAGATTTTATCTGCAATTTTTACATACTCCCAGCATCATTTATCCGCTGAGAGAAATAAGATGTAATATGCTAGGGGAGTTGATAACTATAAGGGGTCAAGTTACTCGAATATCTGATGTTCGTCCGGAATTAGTAAGGGGAACATTTAAATGCAAGAGCTGTGGAAACATAGTGAGCGATGTTATCCAGCAATTCAAATATACGACTCCTCTTAAATGTATCTCTAGCACATGCCTAAACATGAGAGAGTGGGAACTTTTGATGGATCGCTCATATTTTTGTGATTGGCAAAAGATAAGGATCCAGGAAATTGCACAAGAAGCTGAATCGGGATCAATACCAAGTTCTATAGAAGTCATTTTGAGAAACCATCTAGTGGACAGTCTAAATGCTGGTGATCGTGTTGAAATTTCAGGATCGTTGATAGTATTGCCAGATGTTCCAACTTTGATGAAACCGGGTGAGATCCCAAAAAAAGTGGCAAAGGAAGGAATACGCCGATTTGAGTCGTTTTTACTATCCCAGGGTATAACAGGTATTAAAGGAGTTGGTATAAAGGATCTTAATCACAAGCTATCATTTCTGGCTACGCAAATACGCAGGGTTAACCAGTACAAGTCTACAGCTCCTCAAATGACCGAAACGTTGGAGGACCGTTTAATTCGTGCAgaggatattttaaatataccAGGGTTTGAATGGATAAAAGAAATTGCAACCGGGCCAGATACCATTGAGAAATTGGCCTCTTGTATAGCTCCAAAGGTTTGGGGTCACATGGAAATTAAAAAAGGTATTTTGCTTATGATGGTGGGAGGGGTACACAAATCTTCTACTAATAGCAAGTTAAGAGGAGACATAAATATGTGTATTGTGGGCGATCCTTCCACAGCTAAAAGCCAGTTTCTTAAATTTGTTGAAGATTTTGCCCCTAGAGCCATTTTTGCCTCAGGAAAAGGTTCAACTGCGGCTGGTTTGACCGCGGCCGTTCATAAAGATCCTGACAACGGTGATTACATACTAGAAGCCGGTGCTTTAATGTATGCAGATGAAGGAATTTGTTGTATTGAtgaatttgataaaatgaaTGAGAAGGATCGAGTGGCAATTCATGAGGCTATGGAACAACAAACAATTTCTATTACAAAGGCTGGAATTCAAGCTATCTTAAACGCAAGAGCTTCTGTTTTAGCTGCATGTAACCCTAGATTTGGTAGATATGATTCTTCAAAATCCTTTGCATCGAATGTGAATCTTCCTTCACCCCTTTTATCTAGGTTCGATCTTTTGTACACTATGATTGATGAGTCTGTTTCTGATGTGGATTCTAAAATAGCATGGCATATAACAAGTTTACACGGTCCAGGTGTTTTCAAAAGTTCCCAGATACTGTTGGAAGAGAACAGCCGAGATGAATCatactttgaaaatgaaatagAAACATTACTCACGCGTGATGAGCTTAAACTTTACATTGAACTCGCTAAAAGAGGTAAGCCTCTAATACAAGACTCTGCTAAGCAGAGACTCGCCCAGTACTATGTAGAACTGCGAAACGGTGATGTACAAACAGGAAAACGCTCTCTAAGAATGACTGTACGCCAATTGGAGTCTCTTGTACGTCTTTCAGAGGCTGTTGCAAGATTGAAGTTTAGCGACTTTGTCGAAGAATTGCATGTGGAAGAGGCATACTCTATATTTAGAGCATCTTTGTCAAAACTTTCTAATAAAAATGACATTCTTCTTGAGCCTATAGCTTCGGCCCTTAAGGAACAGAAAGATTCTGCGGAACCATTAGATCTGGATAAAGAATCCACTAACACCACAGATAATTCGTCATCTGATAAACCTGCAGACATAGAAAATGATTCCAATCTTAGAATAAGTACCAATGAATATGAAGCAATAAGTGCAGTCATACTGGACTATGTTAATGAGTGTGAACTCGTTGAAAACATAGTGCGTTCTAATGAGCTTATAGAGTGGTACTTGGAAAACATTTTAGTCCCTACATCGTCAGAACAGGCCAATTTATGGAATTTGAGGTTGCAAAGGATACTATATAGACTCGTATACATAGATAATAAGTTGATCGCAAGTCATAACCCAGAAGATCCAGAGAATGTATTTAGGTTGCGGGTTCATCCGAACTATTTTTCATCTACACATCTTTGGTCTAGAGAAAATTTGATACCGGGAAATGACGATGATTCAAGTGACGGTGTAGATTTTTCTAGTTTATAA
- a CDS encoding hypothetical protein (encoded by transcript BEWA_018360A) codes for MKIEGSCSSFDPEVICNLLVACLYFRINHIPMYNTLLLQLVRLENSIRSEILKDLQLVELIIRSNYFKELEKIRSNHAVFDFLSRIKDKDVEEIITSSPLQREIGRTGTFISYTLIENVKIGPYFIDFLNPINLDSHMYLSEDKLELPPLNLKSSEFPENIGPNSSQV; via the exons ATGAAAATAGAAG GATCGTGTTCATCTTTTGATCCAGAAGTCATCTGCAACTTACTTGTCGcttgtttatatttccGCATAAACCATATACCCATGTACAACACCCTTCTTCTTCAG CTTGTGAGGCTCGAAAATTCTATTAGATCTGAAATACTAAAGGATCTACAACTGGTAGAATTGATCATCCG TTCAAACTATTTCAAAGAGCTCGAAAAAATCCGTAGTAACCATGCAGTATTTGATTTTCTATCGAGGATTAAGGATAAGGATGTTGAAGAGATCATAACATCATCACCGTTACAAAGGGAAATCGGTAGAACCGGTACATTTATCTCATACACACTAATTGAAAAC GTTAAAATTGGGCCTTATTTCATTGACTTCTTAAATCCTATAAACTTGGATTCCCATATGTACCTCTCGGAGGATAAACTAGAGTTACCCCCTCtaaatttaaaatcaaGTGAgtttccagaaaatattgGTCCAAATAGTTCTCAGGTATAG
- a CDS encoding hypothetical protein (encoded by transcript BEWA_018370A) codes for MFLSRLKSSLPFSQINNFRHLLRTSDAAIIDIKQFHKQICELYTYFTPYESLDAAKVLCSMNESQLCEIPLAELNEVKRLLVDGIRSKLYVMANVDELCAMTLSVTNYGMLNRQYLSDFICRLDRLMMSVAAENVPMVSDSLIRIHLTGYKIENVARKFFLHLITKKIVPKLDGSGLIKLLDSTIIKERLRNNEILLDDAINILNLNCSTIPSLIYINRLLLRTVIAEVVE; via the exons ATGTTTCTATCAAGGCTCAAAAGTTCCCTTCCTTTTTCTCAGATCAACAATTTTAGACACTTACTTCGCACATCTGATGCCGCCATCATCGATATAAAGCAATTTCACAAGCAAATATGTGAATTGTATACATATTTTACTCCTTATGAAAGCTTAGATGCCGCCAAGGTACTCTGTTCTATGAATGAAAGTCAACTCTGTGAAATACCTCTGGCTGAGTTAAATGAGGTAAAGCGCTTGCTTGTTGATGGCATACGATCTAAGCTATACGTGATGGCAAATGTAGATGAACTTTGTGCCATGACATTGAGCGTTACGAACTATGGAATGCTAAACAGACAGTATTTGTCTGATTTTATCTGCCGGCTCGACAGGCTTATGATGTCGGTTGCTGCTGAGAACGTTCCCATGGTTTCTGATTCTCTAATTCGAATCCATCTTACCG GTTACAAAATAGAAAATGTAGCGAGAAaattttttcttcatttaATTACAAAAAAAATTGTACCAAAGCTAGATGGTTCTGGGTTGATAAAGCTCTTGGACT CTACCATCATTAAGGAACGTCTCCGAAACAATGAAATACTTCTTGATGATGCCATAAACATATTGAATCTCAATTGCTCCACAATTCCTAGTCTTATATACATAAATCGTTTGCTCTTGAGGACCGTTATAGCAGAGGTTGTTGAATAA